DNA sequence from the Pseudomonadota bacterium genome:
CGCCTTCATCTACACCTTGTGCAATTTCAGCAGATTGAGAGTGGATGCGGTTGATGATTTCAACGGTGTCAGCGTTAAAGTCACTGTTATCTTTACCAACATAGCCGATTTCACGAATCGCATTACGAATAACAGTGTCATAATCTGGCGTTTTGGTTGCACGAACTTCACCGGCAACTACAACAAGATCTTTTGTTACAAGAGTTTCAACAGCAACACGAGCTTCTGGCTCGTTTTCAAGAAATGCATCTAGGATGCTGTCGCTAATGCGGTCACATACTTTATCTGGGTGTCCTTCTGAAACGGATTCACTTGTGAAGTAGTAGCGCTTCGGCATGAGTTTTTTCCTTATCTTTTATCTGCTCACAAATTGGAGCACTAACAATGCCACGCTGGCCCCAAAAAGTCTATGGGAATATAGGGAGATAACATGAATTTGCTTGCAATTTTGTGCACAAGTTCATAATACTTTAAATTACATGTAATAACGAAACCTAGGAATGCAATGACAGACGTTTATTCATCTGACGATATTGACCCGCTGAGTCGAAGGCGCGGGTTCTTCGCGCTAGACCTTCTTTTAGAAACAGAAACAGAAATTGAAGTCGAGGCTTGTGCTGATGCAGCATTGGCTGCCCTTGATGGCTACTTTGGTTCAGAGATCTTTTATAAAGCCGCTCTTAAGTTTGTGGATGATGAAGTCATTCAGGAAGCAAACGCTGAGTTTCGTGGCAAGGACACACCAACCAACGTGCTCTCATTCCCGGATGGGGAGAGTGACGGTGAAGAGCTTTACTTGGGGGACATTATGATGTCTATCCCAACCATGATGCGTGAAGCAAAAGAGCAGCTTAAGCCAGTGGAAGAGCACATGGTGCACCTTATGCTACATGGTTACCTTCACCTGATGGGCTATGACCATGAGGAAGAGGAAGAAGCAGTTGAAATGGAAACACTTGAAATTGAACTTCTACAAACATTAGGGATTAAAAACCCTTACGAAGAAAAGGATACGGGAGCATGATTAATCGTATGGTGACTAAGTTTTCGGATTGGGCGATGTCTCGCTTTAGCCGTGGGCTTCATAAGGAGCTAAACGATATTGCGGTAAACCATGATGATGGTGAGCCTTTGACAGATGAAGAAAAGGCGCTTGTTGCTGCTGCACTTCGCTTTGATGAAATTGAAGCGGAGAGCATTTGCGTACCGCGTTCTGATATTGTGACGGTTGATAAGTCTGATGACTTTAAAACAGTCCTTAAAGTGTTTATGGAGTGCAACCACTCTCGTCTGCCTGTAATTGAAGGTAACAAGGACGACATGCTTGGCTTTGTAACCATTAAAGACATTCTGCCGTTTATTGAAAAGCAAGATGAATTCTCACTTGAGAAGGTGCTTCATATGACAACATTTGTACCAGAAGGTATGGATATTGCCATGGTGCTTGGCCTGATGAAGAAGAACCATGTACAGATGGCTGTTGTGGTTGATGAGTACGGTGGAACAACAGGTATTATTACGCTGAAGGATATTGTAGAGGAACTTGTAGGTGAAGTGCATGACGAACATGAGACGCCTGAGCCTGTTATGATTATGCCAATGGGCGGTGGGATCTATAAAGTGGATCCTAAGCTTGAGATCGCTCTGCTAGAAGAAAAGTTGGGTGTAAACCTAACGCCTGATCTGGAAAGTGATGACCGTGACTTTGATACAGTGGGTGGCCTGATCTTCCATATGGCTGGTAAAGTGCCTGATAAAGGAGATAGTTTTGATCTTGAAGGTGGTAGTAAGCTGACAGTAACCGATGCTGATAACCGTCGTGTACTGATGGCTGAGCTGAAATCTGAGCATAAACTTAACTACGCTGTAAATGCCGATCTTAAGAAGGCTGCTGGATAAGCCGTCTTATTTATAAAGGCGCCCCATGAGGGGCGCTTTTGTGTGGGCTATGTATGGATAAAAGAAAACCAGCCCGAAGGCTGGCTATCTTAAATAGGTCTCGTTAGATACGCATTGGCATAACAACGAACAGTGCTGAAGGATCTGCAGGATCTTTCACCATAACTGGAGATGTACCATCTTTGAAGAAGAATGATACGTCATCACTTTCGATGTGGTTACCAATTTCGCTTACGTATTTCGCGTTGAAACCGATGCTTACTTCGTCAGCGCTGTACTCAACCTTCAGGTCTTCAACCGCATTCTCTTGGTCTGGGTTGTTTGCTGTAATCATAAGGTTGTTTGGCTTTACGCTAAACTTGATTGAGCGTGATTTCTCGTGAGAAAGAATCGCAACACGGTCAACGGCTTGCATAAGCATTTGACGAGAGATATCCATCTCTTTCTCGTTACCGTAAGGAATCACACGGTCGTAATCTGGGAATGCGCCGTCAATCACTTTAGATGTGAGTGTTACAACTTCAGTTTCACACTGGATCTTCTTGTCGCTTACGCGAAGTGTTACTTCTTTCGCTTCATCACAAAGCTTGCGAAGTTCACCCACAGTTTTGCGAGGAAGGATTGTTGCGTTCATTTCTTTAGCACCTTCAGGAAGGTCCATTTCAACACGTGATAGACGGTGACCATCTGTTGCGACAAAGCGTAGCTTTGGCTCTTCGTCATCAGTCACGTGCATGTAAACACCGTTGAGGTACTGACGTGTTTCATCAGTTGATGCAGCGAAGATCGCTTTACCAAGTGTCTTTTTGAAAGCTGCAGAAGGGATGCTAAATGTTACACCGTCTGCAAGTGTGTCAGTGTCTGGGAAAGCTTCAGGGCTGAGGCAAGCAAGTGAGAACTTTGCTTTGCCAGCAGTGATCGCTAGGCGGCCACCGTTGTCCTTAAGTTCCATGTTCACCATAACACCTTCAGGAATCTTAGAAATAATTTCGTAAAGCTTGTGAGCGCTTACAGTTGTTGCGCCTTCTGTCTCAACAAATGCTTCTGCGCCACCTTTAACGGTCATGTCGTTATCAGTTGCAGTTGTCATCAGACGGTTGTTCTCAGCTTTAATAAGAACGTTAGAAAGAATTGGAATACTGGTGCGTTTTTCCACAACAGATTGCATGTGCTTTAGGTTTTTAAGCAGCGTCTCGCGTGAAATTGAAAGCTTCATTAATGTTCACCCTTCTCTAAGAGTTGTTTTTCTATTGTTGTAACAAAAACACACTACCACAAAATGAGCGAAATGCGAAAGACCTAAACGCAATATTTAGTGATTTTGAATGATTTTTTTTGAGAGTGAAATTTACGCTGAAGTTGTCAGGATTTTTTCAAGGAGTTTCACGTCTTCTTTGACTGCTGGGTCTGTATCAATGAGTTTCTCAACTGTTTTAACGGCGTGCATAACTGTTGTGTGATCACGCCCACCAAATGCGCGGCCAATATCTGGGTAAGATTTGGTTGTGCAGTTTTTAGCAAGGAACATGGCAATTTGACGCGGGCGTGCAACGGCGCGGCTACGACGCGTACCAAGAAGCTCAGACATCTTAATGTTGAAATGATCTGTCACTTTGCGCTGGATATCATCAATTGTGACCGTCTTCTCGTATGACTTGAAAATGTCATGCAGAATTTCTTGTGTGGTTTCAATTGTAATATCTTTTTGAACCAGTTGTGTATGTGCAATCAGGCGGTTGAGGGCGCCTTCAAGCTCACGGACGTTACTGTCAATTTTCTCAGCAAGGAAGTGTGCGACATCACGTTTAAGATCAACGCTTAGGCTTTGTGCCTTCTCTTCAAGAATCGCAATGCGTGTTTCAAGTGATGGCTTGTGAATGGCTGTTGTGAGGCCCCATGCAAAACGAGAGCGCAAACGGTCTTCAATGCCATCAAGCTCTGCAGGTGGTTTATCTGCCGTAAATACAATTTGCTTACGGCTATCCATTAGTGAATTGAATGTATGGAAGAACTTTTCTTGGCTTTGCTCTTTACCAGCGATGAATTGGATATCATCAACCATGAGTAGGTCTGCATCACGGAACATTTTTTCAAAGGGTTCCATGTTCTTCTTGTTACGAAGGGCGCTTACAAACATGTTTACAAACTTCTCAGCAGAAACATAAACAATGTTGATGTTTGGGTTGAGGCGCTTCTTCTCCCATGCAATGGCTTGCATGAGGTGTGTTTTACCAAGGCCGACGCCTCCGTAAAGAATAAATGGGTTGTACTGCGTATCATCTGTTTCGCTAATACGCTTGGCTGCTGCAAAGGCAAACTCGTTTGATTTTCCTGTTACGTAGCGGTCAAATGTAAAGCGAGGGTCAAGAGGGGTGCCTTGGTGCATGCTATCTTTTTGGCCAGCAAGTGACGTTGGGGCTGCAACATTAGCAAGAGCACCAGTTGCTTGAGCAGCAGAGGGTGTGCTTGTTGCTTGTGCTTGTGGAGCTGTGTTCAGCTCTCCTTTAAGAACATATGTAATTTCTACATCTGTACCGGCAGTGCTTTTAAAAGCAGAGGAAATAGTGTCGGCGTAGTGACGCTCAACCCAGTTACGCATAAAGCCACTTGGAACAACAAGTGTTGCGCTGTTAGGTGTGGAATGTTCTGGAGAGAAAGAAAGAGGGGCGATCCAACTATTGAAGCTCTGTTCACCGACATCTGTTTTAAGAGTATCGCAGACAGAATTCCAGAGGGTGTTGGTCATGTTCGCTCCTTGTTATATGTTTTGTTTAAAGCAAATCGATTTTATTTCTTATCGCTCAAGTACGGTGCGGTACTCAGCGCTCTTCAAAATAAAATTCTTTACTCTAAACAAAAAATACTCGTTTTTTTGTCTAGAGAGCGTCTAGGTAAAAGGTAGGGGGTATTACGCCACCCCCTAGGGCGTTTGCAATAACTAAAAGTTATTTGCCAGCATTCATTGTGCGAACACGTGCAGCAAGACGAGAGATCTTACGGCTCGCTGTGTTCTTTTTAAGGATGCCGTTGCTTACAGATTTGTGAAGCTCAGACATAACCTTAGTGAAGCCTTGGCCAACTTCTTCTTTCTTAGCAGAGCCTGAGTCTAGAAGTTTTTCAAATCTTTTCACTTCAGAGCGCATGCGGCTACGAAGCATTTTGTTGCGTTCAGTACGTTTTTCAGTTTGGCGGATACGTTTACGCGCCTGTGGGCTGTTTGCCATCTTGTGTCATCCTTTATTTAGGTTGGTTCATATCATTTGAGCGTGTTTAAGGCTCGGTACCATCACTTGAGTCTGTGGTCTTTCAGTGACCCGGGGGTACAAATGTAGCCCTTTTGAGTGAGGTGTTTCCAGTTATCCACATGTTGTGAACGCTGGTAAGCACTGAAAATAGGTGTTTTTGGCGTGAGCGTCAAGGTCTAATGATAAAAATAATTAGATTTATCCACAGGGTGAAATAGGGGCTATTTAGTCTCTTTTAAAGGGGTGAAGATTTCATGGATATAGTGCATGTCAGCGCTTTGCATGAGGTTTGCAATGTCGTGAGTGTAAGAGGGGGTGTTAAAGCTATGTGCAACACTTGTGATACCAGGGGTGCTGCAAAGCGCATTAATACAAGCAATATGGAAGGTTGTTTCTGCGTCAAAACTGTTCAGGTGAGCTTGCAGAGGTTTTGTTTTTTGGTTGTTGATGTTTTGAAGTGTGCGCTCTAGAGAGGTTTGCTCTTCTTCTGAGAGGTGACCTGCAAGGTGCTCTTTAATTTGAGCGTAGTGTGCAAGACCTTGCATTTGATTTGCTAGGTTTGAAATGTGTTCAGGTGTTTCAGTTGTGCTCTCTGGAAACTCAACGAGGCGAATTGCGCCGAGGTGTGGGTGTAAAACGTTTAGAGGGCGTTGGCTAATAACGCCAATGTTCATGCGAGAGGCAAGATCGAGTGTTGAGCACTCTTTCTTTTCGCCTGTTTTATCAAATTCCCAGGTGCTTTTTTCTGTGAGGAGTTCTGTTTCAAGCAAGTTAAATGGCGCCGAGATAAGTTTAAAGCTACTGCGCTTTTTGCGCCCCCATGCGTTTTGTGCTGCTGTGCGGGCAAGCTCTGCATATGTAGCAAGGCATGTATGCGCCTGCATATCTGTAGGAGCGCCAAAGGTTTGGCTTGAAAGGCCGTACCCTTGAATGTCCCCTTTGATCACGAGTGTCTCTAGCCATTCAAAAAGAGTAAGGGCAATGTTTTGTGTGTCCTCTTGTGAGAGGCCTTGCAAAATAAGAAGTTCAGGCTCTTGAATGAGAACGTAATCTGTCTTTTCAATGTTCAAGGCTTGGAGGTGCTCCGTATAGAAAGCTTGAAAGGTTTCAAGAGGAGCCATTTGAATTTTACTGAGAACAACACACTGGTCGCGTTGAGCTTGTCCGTCTTTTATGCATTTTGAAAACGCATTTCCAAAGGCTTTAAGATCAGCTTTTTCAGAAAAGTTGAGAGAGCAATCAAAGGTGTTGCAGCCAGAGGTGATGGCTTGAAGAATTGTTTTTTCAGGAGATGTGTTTTTATGAAACCCAAGAGTGCCAAATGTGATTTTACTAATAGTGTGTCCATCCAGAATGCGCCAAGCATCAGGGCTAGTTTGTGTGTGGTTTTGCCATGTGGTATCTGCGAATGCTTTTGTTGCCTCGGCTGTTGCGTGGCCAGAAGTCAGTGTAGGAACGTTTAAGGGTTGTGTGTTCATTCGCTTTATCCATTGAATTTTTTGCAGGGGTATGTAAGCATATGCACAATATTATACGAATTATTAAATAACAAGAAAGAGTGATTCTATGAAAGCTTGGCTTTGGAGCGCAGCGATTGTTGGTGGTCTTGGTGCTTATGCACTAACACAAGGTGCACCTGTTACGTCTGCGCATGCT
Encoded proteins:
- the ybeY gene encoding rRNA maturation RNase YbeY, yielding MTDVYSSDDIDPLSRRRGFFALDLLLETETEIEVEACADAALAALDGYFGSEIFYKAALKFVDDEVIQEANAEFRGKDTPTNVLSFPDGESDGEELYLGDIMMSIPTMMREAKEQLKPVEEHMVHLMLHGYLHLMGYDHEEEEEAVEMETLEIELLQTLGIKNPYEEKDTGA
- a CDS encoding hemolysin family protein → MINRMVTKFSDWAMSRFSRGLHKELNDIAVNHDDGEPLTDEEKALVAAALRFDEIEAESICVPRSDIVTVDKSDDFKTVLKVFMECNHSRLPVIEGNKDDMLGFVTIKDILPFIEKQDEFSLEKVLHMTTFVPEGMDIAMVLGLMKKNHVQMAVVVDEYGGTTGIITLKDIVEELVGEVHDEHETPEPVMIMPMGGGIYKVDPKLEIALLEEKLGVNLTPDLESDDRDFDTVGGLIFHMAGKVPDKGDSFDLEGGSKLTVTDADNRRVLMAELKSEHKLNYAVNADLKKAAG
- the dnaN gene encoding DNA polymerase III subunit beta, giving the protein MKLSISRETLLKNLKHMQSVVEKRTSIPILSNVLIKAENNRLMTTATDNDMTVKGGAEAFVETEGATTVSAHKLYEIISKIPEGVMVNMELKDNGGRLAITAGKAKFSLACLSPEAFPDTDTLADGVTFSIPSAAFKKTLGKAIFAASTDETRQYLNGVYMHVTDDEEPKLRFVATDGHRLSRVEMDLPEGAKEMNATILPRKTVGELRKLCDEAKEVTLRVSDKKIQCETEVVTLTSKVIDGAFPDYDRVIPYGNEKEMDISRQMLMQAVDRVAILSHEKSRSIKFSVKPNNLMITANNPDQENAVEDLKVEYSADEVSIGFNAKYVSEIGNHIESDDVSFFFKDGTSPVMVKDPADPSALFVVMPMRI
- the dnaA gene encoding chromosomal replication initiator protein DnaA translates to MTNTLWNSVCDTLKTDVGEQSFNSWIAPLSFSPEHSTPNSATLVVPSGFMRNWVERHYADTISSAFKSTAGTDVEITYVLKGELNTAPQAQATSTPSAAQATGALANVAAPTSLAGQKDSMHQGTPLDPRFTFDRYVTGKSNEFAFAAAKRISETDDTQYNPFILYGGVGLGKTHLMQAIAWEKKRLNPNINIVYVSAEKFVNMFVSALRNKKNMEPFEKMFRDADLLMVDDIQFIAGKEQSQEKFFHTFNSLMDSRKQIVFTADKPPAELDGIEDRLRSRFAWGLTTAIHKPSLETRIAILEEKAQSLSVDLKRDVAHFLAEKIDSNVRELEGALNRLIAHTQLVQKDITIETTQEILHDIFKSYEKTVTIDDIQRKVTDHFNIKMSELLGTRRSRAVARPRQIAMFLAKNCTTKSYPDIGRAFGGRDHTTVMHAVKTVEKLIDTDPAVKEDVKLLEKILTTSA
- the rpsT gene encoding 30S ribosomal protein S20; this encodes MANSPQARKRIRQTEKRTERNKMLRSRMRSEVKRFEKLLDSGSAKKEEVGQGFTKVMSELHKSVSNGILKKNTASRKISRLAARVRTMNAGK
- a CDS encoding aldo/keto reductase translates to MNTQPLNVPTLTSGHATAEATKAFADTTWQNHTQTSPDAWRILDGHTISKITFGTLGFHKNTSPEKTILQAITSGCNTFDCSLNFSEKADLKAFGNAFSKCIKDGQAQRDQCVVLSKIQMAPLETFQAFYTEHLQALNIEKTDYVLIQEPELLILQGLSQEDTQNIALTLFEWLETLVIKGDIQGYGLSSQTFGAPTDMQAHTCLATYAELARTAAQNAWGRKKRSSFKLISAPFNLLETELLTEKSTWEFDKTGEKKECSTLDLASRMNIGVISQRPLNVLHPHLGAIRLVEFPESTTETPEHISNLANQMQGLAHYAQIKEHLAGHLSEEEQTSLERTLQNINNQKTKPLQAHLNSFDAETTFHIACINALCSTPGITSVAHSFNTPSYTHDIANLMQSADMHYIHEIFTPLKETK